One segment of Gadus chalcogrammus isolate NIFS_2021 chromosome 8, NIFS_Gcha_1.0, whole genome shotgun sequence DNA contains the following:
- the LOC130388036 gene encoding ankyrin repeat domain-containing protein 13C-like — translation MTGEKIRTLRKDHNKPNKNDDIMDTYDESSHGDGTTVNNMDSNPLKTNKAFQQQQSVPSQQQLSNINANNLNAHTSIGHALVDDNKNPIILEGLELPVHECVFKADVRRLSSLIRVHSISQKDVHGNTPLHLAVMLGHKECALLLLAHNAPVKIKNAQGWSPLAEAISFGDRQLITAILRKLKQQSRESVEDKRPKLLNALRELGDFYLELHWDFQSWVPLLSRILPSDACKIYKQGNNIRLDTTLIDFSDMKCQRGDLSFIFSGDAEPAQSFVVLDNEAKVYQRIHHEESEMETEEEVDILMSSDVYSATLSTKSITFSRSQIGWLFREDKTEKVGNFLADFYAVNGLVLESRKRREHLSEEDILRNKAIMESLSKGGNISEQSFEPMRRQSLTAPSSNTISWEEYITAEHGKPPHLGRELVCKESKKNFKATVAMSQDFPLGIESLLNVLEVVAPFKHFNKLREFVQMKLPPGFPVKLDIPVFPTITATVTFQEFRYSEFEASIFAIPAEYKEDPSRFPDL, via the exons ATGACAGGGGAGAAGATCCGCACCTTGAGGAAAGACCACAACAAACCCAACAAGAATGACGACATCATGGACACCTACGACGAGTCCTCCCATGGTGACGGGACCACCGTCAACAACATGGACAGCAACCCCCTCAAGACCAACAAGGctttccagcagcagcagtcagtACCCTCCCAGCAACAGCTGTCCAACATCAACGCCAACAACCTGAACGCTCACACGTCCATCGGCCATGCTCTGGTGGACGACAACAAGAACCCCATCATCCTGGAGGGGCTGGAGCTTCCCGTGCACGAGTGCGTGTTCAAGGCGGATGTGAggcgtctctcctccctcatcaGAGTGCACAGCATCTCTCAGAAGGATGTGCACG GAAATACACCTCTTCACCTGGCTGTGATGTTGGGTCACAAAG aatgtgcccttttacTGCTGGCACACAACGCCCCGGTGAAGATAAAGAACGCCCAGGGCTGGAGCCCTCTGGCTGAGGCCATCAGCTTCGGTGACCGGCAATTGA tCACGGCCATACTGCGGAAGTTAAAGCAGCAGTCCAGAGAGAGCGTAGAGGACAAGAGGCCCAAACTACTGAACGCTCTGCGGGAG CTCGGGGACTTCTACTTGGAGCTGCATTGGGACTTCCAGAGTTGGG TCCCACTGTTGTCCCGGATCCTCCCGTCTGACGCCTGTAAGATCTACAAGCAGGGGAACAATATCAG GCTCGACACCACGCTCATAGACTTCTCGGACATGAAGTGCCAGCGCGGGGACCTCAGCTTCATCTTCAGCGGGGACGCCGAACCGGCGCAGTCCTTTGTAGTGCTGGATAACGAGGCCAAAGTATACCAAAGGATACACCACGAG GAGTCTGagatggagacggaggaggaggtggacatcCTGATGAGCAGCGACGTCTACTCCGCCACGCTGTCCACCAAGTCCATCACCTTCTCCCGCAGTCAGATCGGCTGGCTCTTCAGAGAGGACAAGACC GAGAAGGTGGGGAACTTCCTGGCGGACTTCTACGCGGTGAACGGCCTGGTGCTGGAGTCCAGGAAGCGGCGAGAGCACCTGAGCGAGGAGGACATCCTGAGGAACAAGGCCATCATGGAGAGCCTGAGCAAGGGAGGCAACATCAGCGAGCAGAGCTTCGAG CCGATGAGGAGGCAGTCTCTCACCGCCCCGTCCTCCAACACCATCTCCTGGGAGGAGTACATCACGGCGGAGCACGGAAA GCCCCCTCACCTGGGGAGGGAACTCGTGTGCAAGGAAAGCAAGAAGAACTTCAAAGCGACCGTAGCCATGAGCCAGGATTTCCCACTGGGCATCGAGTC GTTACTGAATGTCCTGGAGGTCGTGGCTCCGTTCAAGCACTTCAACAAACTCCGAGAGTTCGTCCAGATGAAACTCCCGCCGGGCTTCCCGGTCAAGCTGG aCATTCCGGTATTCCCCACCATCACCGCCACCGTCACCTTCCAGGAGTTCCGCTACAGTGAATTCGAGGCGTCGATTTTCGCCATCCCCGCCGAATACAAGGAAGATCCCAGTCGCTTCCCCGATCTCTGA
- the znf830 gene encoding zinc finger protein 830, with amino-acid sequence MAPKKAKKVINQDELRRLMREKQRQSTDKKRVESPYAKYNSLGHLSCVLCNAPVKSELLWQTHVLGKQHKEKVSELKASAHTQPQQNPLLKRKTQEPDDSGRKAKSTRGESSSSGISDDVFKKPHPKLPTPAQRSAGLSLLAGVYDEDEEEEMEEGGTSAEDKTSGTPNQGDSTAPAGLPDDFFDSSLPTTPTVSHSGSIMKADEQEKSVEKKGNSAESLPEGFFDDPVRDAKVRNVEAPKDLMDKEWDEFQKEIRQVNTKSDAIVAEDDEEGRIERQIEEIDEQIECYRRVEVLRDRRDVVKNKSVQESNDDKEANDMDIEEEDEEELLRLLARDWRAKGAMA; translated from the coding sequence ATGGCTCCCAAAAAGGCGAAAAAGGTTATAAACCAAGACGAGCTTCGACGTTTAATGCGAGAGAAACAACGTCAGTCAACGGATAAGAAGAGAGTGGAGTCTCCGTACGCCAAATACAACAGCCTGGGCCACCTCAGCTGCGTTCTGTGCAACGCGCCCGTCAAGTCCGAACTGTTGTGGCAAACTCACGTTCTTGGAAAGCAACACAAAGAAAAGGTGTCCGAGTTGAAGgcttccgcacacacacaaccacaacaaaatCCGCTCCTGAAGAGGAAGACCCAGGAGCCCGATGACAGCGGGAGGAAGGCGAAATCCACGAGAGGCGAATCCTCTTCTTCAGGGATATCTGATGATGTCTTCAAGAAGCCCCATCCGAAGTTACCCACTCCGGCTCAGAGATCAGCCGGGTTGAGTCTCCTGGCTGGGGTctacgatgaggatgaggaggaggaaatggaggagggaggaaccaGCGCAGAAGATAAGACGAGTGGTACCCCAAACCAAGGCGATTCAACAGCCCCCGCAGGACTCCCAGACGACTTCTTTGACAGTTCTCTCCCCACGACCCCCACTGTGTCCCACTCTGGCTCCATCATGAAGGCGGACGAGCAGGAGAAGAGCGTCGAGAAGAAGGGTAACAGCGCCGAGTCGCTGCCCGAGGGCTTCTTCGACGATCCGGTGAGAGACGCGAAGGTGAGGAACGTGGAAGCGCCCAAAGATCTGATGGACAAGGAGTGGGACGAGTTCCAGAAGGAGATCCGCCAGGTGAACACCAAGTCTGACGCCATCGTGGCTGAAGACGATGAGGAGGGTCGCATAGAGCGTCAGATCGAGGAGATCGACGAGCAGATCGAGTGCtacaggagggtggaggtgttgagAGACAGGCGGGATGTTGTGAAGAATAAGTCTGTCCAAGAGAGCAACGATGACAAGGAAGCGAATGATATGGACATTgaagaagaggacgaggaggaattACTTCGCCTGTTGGCTCGTGACTGGAGGGCGAAAGGTGCCATGGCATAG
- the efcab14 gene encoding EF-hand calcium-binding domain-containing protein 14 translates to MKKRKELNALIGLGDSKKKKTKKGTGHRLLRTEPPDSESESESESDEFSNMGSAVSFGKRSYTQCCNVCYPLLLFIILAACVMACAGLIWMQIALKQDLDSLKEKLHIMESSQKTSSHDIPKLSEDLKTKQRRLEEIESGDRGLAKLWSNLTEMNRKISLLDTAVNHLKANIKSASDLINLPTTVEELQKSVATIGSTLTSVQHDVKTMQTALEGQKKEADETKKAMDITELRKTVEETNRTQALQRTLTQEQIHGLVSTTTDLSQRVSSLERGGLAPAPGDPEIVAEVTHSKEDPDASHAENVHEPSQAPLASGEQTTSLPQFLSRKRSRRSSKTECPKIIDLPSVHSFQDLQTVFRSLDQRRRSAGFSYRELRNLFGATFPNSRTTKCFDTDGDRRYSLAELRSATGL, encoded by the exons atgaagaagaggaaggagctAAACGCTTTGATCGGACTCGGGGAcagtaagaagaagaagaccaaGAAGGGGACCGGGCACCGGCTGCTCCGGACCGAGCCCCCGGACTCCGAGTCCGAATCCGAGTCCGAGTCCGATGAGTTCAGCAACATGGGCAGCGCTGTTTCCTTCGGGAA GAGAAGTTACACGCAGTGCTGCAATGTGTGCTACCCCTTGCTTCTGTTCATCATCCTGGCCGCCTGTGTCATGGCCTGTGCTGGGCTCATATGGATGCAGATTGCACTGAAACAAGATCTGGACTCTCTGAAAGAAAAACTGCATATTA TGGAATCCAGCCAGAAAACGTCTTCACATGACATACCAAAATTGAGCGAGGATCTGAAAACAAAGCAAAGGAGGCTTGAAGAGATAGAAAGCGGAGACAGGGGTTTGGCCAAACTGTGGTCAAACCTGACAGAGATGAACAGAAAG ATCAGTTTACTGGACACTGCAGTCAACCACTTGAAGGCCAACATTAAATCGGCCTCAGATCTAATCAACCTTCCAACTACAGTGGAGGAGCTCCAGAAG AGTGTCGCTACCATTGGCAGCACACTGACGAGCGTGCAGCACGATGTGAAGACGATGCAAACCGCTCTGGAGGGTCAGAAGAAGGAGGCTGATGAGACGAAGAAGGCAATG GACATCACAGAGCTGAGGAAAACAGTGGAGGAGACCAACAGGACCCAGGCGCTCCAGCGGACCCTGACCCAGGAGCAGATCCACGGCCTGGTGTCCACCACCACCGACCTGTCCCAGAGGGTGTCCTCTCTGGAGCGGGGGGGACTGGCTCCGGCGCCAGGC gACCCCGAGATAGTGGCAGAGGTGACACACAGCAAAGAAGATCCTGATGCTTCCCATGCAGAGAATGTACATG AGCCGAGCCAAGCCCCATTAGCGTCAGGGGAGCAGACGACCAGTCTTCCTCAGTTCCTGTCCCGTAAGCGCTCCCGGAGAAGCTCAAAGACCGAATGCCCCAAGATCATCGATCTTCCTTCTGTCCACTCATTTCAAG ATCTGCAGACGGTCTTCAGAAGCCTGGACCAGCGACGCCGCTCGGCTGGATTCTCGTACCGAGAGCTGAGGAACCTCTTTGGAGCCACCTTCCCAAACAGCCGGACCACCAAATGCTTTGACACCGACGGGGACCGCAGGTACTCCCTGGCCGAGCTGAGGTCGGCCACAGGTTTGTGA